The following are from one region of the Pelorhabdus rhamnosifermentans genome:
- a CDS encoding helix-turn-helix domain-containing protein, whose product MRSVFNEFSSPIKRTKTTTKTSQQELANLLGISTRAWRFYESGDREPNIAGLIALADYFDVFLDYLVGRTDDDLNKNEPEERMVISRSFRFIFYSILE is encoded by the coding sequence ATGCGGAGTGTTTTCAATGAATTTTCCTCACCGATTAAAAGAACTAAGACAACCACTAAAACATCCCAACAAGAATTAGCCAACTTACTTGGCATATCTACCCGCGCTTGGCGGTTTTACGAATCTGGTGACAGAGAACCTAATATTGCTGGCTTGATCGCTCTAGCTGACTATTTTGATGTTTTTCTTGATTATTTAGTGGGCCGAACGGATGACGACTTAAATAAAAATGAACCTGAAGAACGAATGGTAATATCTCGTTCATTCAGGTTCATTTTTTATTCAATTTTGGAGTAG
- a CDS encoding helix-turn-helix domain-containing protein, whose amino-acid sequence MRGTLSQTTFGDSIDSSRSYVNNIEHGAKPSIEFLANVCLVYNVSLDWLVFGKEVQLQKLTETTPDQDLKEMTDVLKHLLESNNPEMRGWAKVQFKKIFKDHC is encoded by the coding sequence GTGAGAGGAACTTTATCTCAAACAACTTTTGGAGATTCTATCGACAGTTCACGAAGTTATGTGAATAACATTGAACATGGAGCTAAACCAAGCATTGAATTTTTAGCTAATGTCTGTCTGGTATATAATGTTTCTTTAGATTGGTTAGTGTTTGGCAAAGAAGTTCAACTCCAAAAATTAACCGAAACGACACCCGACCAAGATTTAAAAGAAATGACAGATGTTTTAAAACATTTGTTAGAAAGTAATAACCCAGAGATGCGAGGATGGGCAAAAGTTCAATTCAAGAAAATTTTTAAAGATCATTGCTAA
- a CDS encoding arylamine N-acetyltransferase family protein, with the protein MIYTKKQIEQYLERIQYGSWVAFNEQTLRDLQIAHLTHIPYENLDVLKGIPVSLDSEALFNKMILGKRGGYCFELNGLYSNLLKSLGFRVTNYLGRFIIGYNSVQMRRHRILKVATNDGVFICDVGVRSESYRAPLYFIEKKVQSDGISEYKLVRDDFYGWILCMRESGKDWKKIYGFTEEPQLDLDYVMPSFFCEKHPDSEHNKFRKISIFTANSQIGLVDNELKVYKNAKIDQKKRLQNEEEIHEVLRTVFGIENI; encoded by the coding sequence ATGATTTATACAAAGAAACAAATCGAACAGTATTTAGAAAGAATCCAGTACGGCAGTTGGGTAGCGTTCAACGAACAGACATTACGAGATTTGCAAATTGCCCACCTGACCCATATCCCTTATGAAAATTTAGATGTCCTGAAGGGTATCCCTGTTTCCTTGGACTCAGAAGCATTATTTAATAAGATGATTTTGGGTAAACGAGGCGGCTATTGTTTTGAATTAAACGGGCTGTACAGCAATTTACTTAAAAGTCTTGGATTTCGTGTGACCAATTATCTCGGACGGTTTATTATTGGTTACAATAGCGTTCAGATGCGTCGTCATCGTATATTGAAAGTGGCAACAAATGATGGGGTTTTCATTTGTGACGTTGGTGTTCGTAGCGAATCTTATCGTGCACCACTTTATTTTATTGAAAAGAAAGTACAGTCCGACGGTATAAGCGAGTATAAGCTAGTTAGAGACGATTTTTATGGTTGGATTCTATGCATGCGTGAATCGGGTAAAGACTGGAAAAAGATTTATGGTTTTACGGAAGAGCCGCAACTTGACTTGGATTATGTGATGCCATCCTTTTTTTGCGAAAAACACCCCGATTCTGAGCATAATAAGTTTCGCAAAATATCCATTTTTACAGCAAACAGCCAAATCGGCCTCGTGGACAATGAGCTTAAAGTCTATAAGAACGCCAAGATTGATCAAAAGAAGCGACTGCAAAATGAGGAAGAAATCCATGAAGTTCTTCGTACTGTTTTCGGAATAGAAAACATATAA
- a CDS encoding RidA family protein — MGHYSPAIVHNGLVYVSGQIAVDPSYGKLPSNKAVEVQTRQVLNNIVSILEKHGSDKLKIIKTTVFTPDIIYWTIINEVYSNFFGDYKPARTVVPTTSLHHNALVEIEAIAYI, encoded by the coding sequence ATAGGCCATTATTCCCCAGCCATAGTACATAACGGCCTTGTATACGTATCTGGACAAATCGCTGTTGACCCATCATATGGTAAATTGCCTTCCAACAAGGCCGTCGAAGTACAGACGCGACAAGTATTAAATAATATCGTTAGCATTCTAGAAAAGCACGGTAGTGACAAACTAAAAATAATTAAGACCACCGTATTCACCCCTGATATCATCTATTGGACAATTATAAACGAAGTATACTCCAATTTTTTTGGAGATTACAAACCGGCGAGAACAGTAGTTCCCACAACTTCCTTGCACCACAATGCGCTTGTCGAAATTGAAGCTATTGCCTACATCTAA
- a CDS encoding bifunctional 2-keto-4-hydroxyglutarate aldolase/2-keto-3-deoxy-6-phosphogluconate aldolase — protein MLKKSFVLSKLTDVGVVAVVRANEALQAKKIAEACMLGGVFAIEITFTVPGAAKVMEELRNSYGQEQLLLGAGTVLDSETARIALLNGADFVVTPAFNKEAVRLCNRYGVPILPGAMSVKEAIEAMEAGADIIKVFPGELFGPKIIKALKGPLPQGNFMPTGGVDVSNVQEWIKAGAVAVGVGSALTGSALSGDYMGVTTRARELVKNVKQARMM, from the coding sequence ATGTTAAAGAAAAGCTTTGTATTATCTAAATTAACAGATGTAGGTGTTGTGGCTGTTGTCAGAGCCAACGAAGCTTTACAAGCTAAAAAAATTGCGGAAGCCTGTATGTTAGGCGGTGTTTTTGCCATTGAGATCACCTTTACTGTACCTGGCGCAGCCAAGGTGATGGAGGAATTGCGGAACAGTTACGGACAGGAACAACTTCTGTTAGGAGCCGGTACGGTTCTGGATTCAGAAACGGCGCGTATTGCACTTCTGAACGGGGCTGATTTTGTTGTAACTCCTGCATTCAATAAGGAAGCCGTAAGATTATGCAATCGCTATGGTGTTCCCATTTTACCGGGGGCGATGTCGGTAAAAGAAGCCATCGAAGCTATGGAAGCAGGCGCTGATATCATCAAGGTTTTTCCGGGCGAGTTATTTGGTCCTAAGATCATTAAAGCCTTGAAAGGACCGCTTCCGCAGGGGAATTTTATGCCGACAGGGGGAGTAGATGTTTCCAATGTTCAGGAGTGGATCAAAGCAGGTGCTGTGGCCGTTGGGGTAGGCAGTGCCTTAACGGGTTCCGCTCTTTCCGGCGACTACATGGGAGTCACTACAAGGGCGAGGGAGCTTGTGAAAAATGTGAAACAGGCGCGGATGATGTAA
- a CDS encoding phosphoglycerate dehydrogenase, whose product MGKVLITARSVAAFEDGPALLESAGHEVIRCVGKGGWSEEEMIRHIKGMDAAIIGLDPISAKVIEAGLPSLKIVARNGVGVNNVDVDAARKAGVAVTLALGGNTISVCELVFGLMISLARSIPAQAFAVRQGRWERMLGHELYGKVLGVIGTGNIGGEVIKRAHFFGMKIVAYDPVPRQELCQEYGVTYLRQEQVIGQADFLTLHVPAAMSTNHMMNKEVFGAMKPTGFLINTARGILVQENDLYEALQHGMIAGYGTDTLTQEPPQSNHPLFSLANVIVTPHCGAYTTEAAIECSVIAAQEVIRVLSGQAPLYAVNKAGK is encoded by the coding sequence ATGGGAAAGGTTTTAATTACAGCTCGTTCTGTTGCTGCTTTTGAAGATGGGCCCGCATTATTGGAGTCGGCAGGACATGAAGTTATCCGGTGTGTGGGTAAAGGCGGCTGGTCGGAGGAAGAAATGATACGGCATATTAAAGGGATGGATGCCGCGATTATTGGGCTTGATCCGATTTCTGCTAAGGTTATTGAGGCGGGTCTTCCGTCCCTTAAGATCGTTGCACGCAATGGGGTGGGAGTGAACAACGTCGATGTCGATGCTGCCCGAAAAGCGGGGGTTGCTGTTACTTTGGCTTTAGGCGGAAACACTATTTCGGTGTGCGAATTGGTGTTTGGATTGATGATCTCTTTGGCACGCAGTATTCCCGCCCAGGCTTTTGCCGTGCGTCAGGGCAGATGGGAACGAATGTTGGGACATGAATTGTATGGAAAAGTGTTAGGTGTAATTGGAACAGGGAATATTGGCGGTGAGGTCATTAAACGGGCTCATTTCTTTGGAATGAAGATTGTGGCTTATGATCCAGTGCCGCGGCAGGAACTGTGTCAGGAGTATGGCGTTACCTATCTGAGACAAGAACAGGTGATTGGGCAGGCTGATTTTCTTACCTTGCACGTGCCTGCTGCAATGAGTACAAACCACATGATGAATAAAGAAGTCTTCGGGGCTATGAAGCCGACAGGTTTTCTGATTAATACAGCACGAGGAATTTTGGTTCAGGAAAATGATCTTTATGAAGCCTTGCAACATGGCATGATTGCAGGTTATGGGACAGATACGTTAACTCAAGAACCACCGCAATCCAATCATCCGCTGTTTTCTTTGGCGAATGTCATTGTGACGCCCCATTGCGGGGCGTATACCACCGAGGCAGCGATAGAGTGCAGTGTCATCGCCGCACAGGAAGTGATCCGGGTATTGTCCGGACAGGCGCCGCTATATGCGGTAAATAAGGCGGGAAAATAA
- a CDS encoding gluconokinase has translation MKTPLWIGIDIGTTGVRAVAYQPDGQSLQVAAKEYPLYTPQAGWAEQDPDEIVSAMESAVLEVSKGLLQRGQKPDGIAISSVFHSFLAYDRAGHPVTKLMTWADNRSQEIVREIKNKQCELGSFYRRTGCPFHPMYPLTKIAWLRKDRPDVWKNAALFGSIKDYVFRIWTGKWVVDRSIASGSGLYDIFMLCWNPEILRLLQISETQLPEVVPTTYSRPLQADAAQRLGLQPGIPIVIGAGDGVLVNVGIGAVRPGQMSATIGTSGAIRMLTDKPRTDEKGRTWCYNLTDKVWVLGGAINNGGIALRWMRDKFNETEQRIAEKIGVDAYELMNIYAAKVPPGCNGLILLPFFAGERAPYWNADARGVLFGLNLNHNKSHLIRATMEGVCYRMNSVLCALKEVTGTPSEIRISGSFIKSKLWPQILADVCNEAVSVPHIQEGAAFGAAVLGFVATGVLKDIAVTHQLVTVEKTYQPRSEAVKCYGKLYEIYHRLYWKVQQEFTDIAAFQNQQSVK, from the coding sequence GTGAAGACACCGCTTTGGATAGGAATTGATATTGGTACTACCGGCGTAAGGGCTGTAGCCTATCAGCCAGACGGACAATCTCTTCAGGTTGCAGCGAAAGAGTACCCTTTGTATACACCTCAGGCTGGTTGGGCGGAACAAGATCCGGATGAAATCGTGAGTGCCATGGAAAGTGCGGTTTTAGAAGTGTCGAAGGGGTTATTGCAACGGGGTCAGAAACCAGACGGGATCGCGATTAGTTCGGTATTTCATAGTTTTTTGGCTTATGATCGGGCGGGGCATCCAGTGACGAAACTTATGACCTGGGCAGATAATCGCAGCCAGGAAATTGTCCGGGAAATAAAAAATAAGCAGTGCGAACTGGGTTCCTTCTATCGCCGGACGGGGTGTCCGTTTCATCCGATGTATCCGCTGACGAAGATTGCCTGGCTGCGAAAGGATCGGCCGGATGTATGGAAGAATGCCGCTTTGTTTGGTTCGATTAAAGACTATGTATTTCGGATTTGGACAGGTAAGTGGGTTGTAGACCGCTCCATTGCCAGTGGCTCGGGATTATACGATATATTTATGCTCTGCTGGAATCCAGAAATTTTACGGTTGTTGCAGATTTCCGAAACTCAATTGCCGGAAGTGGTACCGACGACGTATAGTCGCCCGCTGCAAGCGGATGCGGCGCAAAGGCTGGGATTACAGCCTGGGATTCCCATTGTTATTGGCGCAGGTGACGGGGTTCTGGTCAATGTCGGGATCGGGGCAGTTCGGCCAGGCCAAATGAGTGCTACCATCGGTACGAGCGGGGCTATTCGTATGCTGACGGATAAGCCGAGAACAGATGAGAAGGGACGTACTTGGTGTTATAACTTGACGGATAAAGTTTGGGTGTTAGGCGGAGCGATTAATAATGGTGGGATAGCCCTCCGTTGGATGCGGGATAAATTTAATGAGACGGAACAAAGAATTGCTGAAAAAATCGGTGTAGATGCCTATGAGCTGATGAATATCTATGCGGCAAAAGTACCGCCGGGTTGCAATGGTCTTATTCTGCTGCCTTTTTTTGCGGGAGAACGGGCCCCTTATTGGAATGCAGATGCCCGGGGAGTGCTCTTCGGATTGAACTTAAACCACAATAAAAGTCACTTGATTCGCGCAACGATGGAAGGAGTTTGCTATCGTATGAATAGTGTGCTCTGTGCTTTAAAAGAGGTAACAGGGACGCCTTCTGAGATCCGGATCAGCGGGAGTTTTATTAAGTCCAAATTATGGCCCCAAATTTTAGCGGATGTGTGTAATGAAGCGGTTAGTGTACCTCATATTCAGGAAGGGGCTGCTTTTGGTGCCGCTGTGTTAGGGTTTGTTGCTACAGGGGTGCTAAAGGATATTGCTGTGACTCATCAGTTAGTTACGGTGGAAAAAACCTATCAACCTCGTAGTGAAGCCGTAAAATGCTATGGGAAACTATATGAAATTTATCATCGCTTATATTGGAAGGTACAACAGGAATTTACGGATATTGCTGCTTTTCAGAATCAACAGTCTGTAAAATGA
- a CDS encoding LysR family transcriptional regulator: MDIRHLITFQTIARLASFTKASEELSYSQSTLTIHIQAIERELNGKVFERIGKNIIITELGKELLSIADVILTAHKKIEMLKKAEFLNESAIKIGAQESVAVYRLQSIINRFQQDNPQVKIIQVLGQKAELTSKLLSSEIDVMCVMQPQQENDNLIAIELAKEKMGIVGTYSQLQMLDDLENQSTVFIYPKSDCSYRKTFDNYLGKYLGNRRNIIEALSIEAIKQSIVINSGISVLPYSTVEIEVASGKMSFFELDLSRDDEVSTQLVYHKNKWFFPLLREFTDYLVHEMSMS; this comes from the coding sequence ATGGATATACGACATTTAATTACATTTCAGACGATTGCGCGATTGGCGAGTTTTACTAAAGCGAGTGAAGAACTAAGTTACTCTCAATCAACATTAACGATACATATTCAAGCAATTGAAAGAGAATTAAACGGTAAAGTATTTGAGAGAATTGGAAAAAATATCATAATAACTGAATTAGGTAAAGAGTTGCTATCTATAGCCGATGTCATATTAACAGCGCATAAAAAAATTGAAATGCTGAAAAAGGCAGAGTTTCTAAATGAAAGCGCAATAAAAATAGGTGCTCAGGAATCAGTGGCAGTCTACCGATTGCAATCAATAATAAATCGCTTTCAGCAAGACAACCCTCAAGTTAAAATAATTCAAGTTTTAGGACAAAAAGCTGAGCTTACCAGCAAGCTATTATCCTCGGAAATTGATGTAATGTGTGTTATGCAGCCGCAGCAAGAAAACGATAATTTGATAGCAATAGAATTGGCCAAAGAAAAGATGGGGATAGTAGGAACTTATTCTCAATTACAAATGTTAGATGATTTGGAGAACCAAAGTACTGTATTTATATATCCCAAAAGTGATTGTAGTTATCGTAAAACATTCGATAACTATTTAGGAAAATATTTGGGTAATAGACGGAATATAATTGAAGCCTTAAGCATAGAAGCCATAAAACAGAGCATAGTAATAAACTCAGGGATAAGTGTCTTGCCTTATAGTACAGTTGAAATCGAAGTTGCGTCGGGGAAAATGAGTTTTTTTGAACTTGATTTATCTAGAGATGATGAGGTTAGCACACAACTTGTTTATCATAAAAATAAGTGGTTTTTTCCACTGCTACGCGAGTTCACCGATTATTTAGTGCATGAGATGAGTATGAGTTAG
- a CDS encoding lactate utilization protein has translation MNDLAMWHNDVIGQRAVEALNKHNFSAHYFGNRQEAVDYVLQLIPDGATIGMGGSKTAIELGLWELVSERGHEIFNHNQPRLSLEEKTERRYKQLTCDVFLTSANAITLTGEIVNRDGNGNRVAAMMFGPKRVIIIAGTNKIVRDLEEADKRIKMYAAPMNNKRFESPNPCVQLGECVDCNSPQRSCRITTILSRRPPLTDIHVVLVGKNLGF, from the coding sequence ATGAATGATTTAGCAATGTGGCACAATGATGTTATCGGACAGAGAGCGGTTGAGGCTTTAAATAAGCACAATTTTAGCGCTCACTACTTTGGTAATCGGCAAGAAGCGGTTGACTATGTTTTGCAGCTTATCCCGGATGGGGCGACCATTGGAATGGGCGGTTCCAAGACGGCGATAGAATTGGGTCTGTGGGAGTTGGTCTCTGAGCGTGGGCATGAGATATTTAATCATAATCAGCCAAGACTATCGCTTGAGGAAAAGACTGAGAGACGTTATAAGCAACTTACATGCGACGTATTTTTAACAAGCGCAAATGCGATCACACTGACAGGAGAAATTGTGAACCGTGACGGAAACGGGAATCGAGTGGCCGCAATGATGTTCGGGCCGAAAAGGGTCATAATCATTGCAGGGACCAATAAAATAGTTAGGGACCTCGAAGAGGCCGACAAGCGGATTAAGATGTATGCCGCTCCGATGAACAACAAGAGATTTGAGTCACCTAATCCGTGTGTGCAGCTCGGCGAGTGTGTGGATTGTAACAGTCCCCAGAGAAGCTGCCGTATCACGACCATACTTAGCAGGCGTCCACCACTTACCGATATTCACGTAGTATTAGTAGGAAAAAATCTCGGCTTTTAA
- a CDS encoding PhzF family isomerase encodes MNTYRVYQVDSFTSDKFKGNPAGVVTNAEGLSEYDMQCIARELNNSETVFILPPDDSSHDVKLRYFTPTTEVPSCGHATIAAHYVRAIENQLKSSQVMQKIGIGILPIDIIKNEDYTIWMTQGTIEFSNPLSNKDCHNLLSGLGLTEEDLDERCPIQIVSTGHSKVMIGIKSRTTLNSISPNMSMLIELSKKIGCNGYYVFTFAAPNSDVLTYGRMFAPAIGIPEDPVTGNANGPLGAYLVNYGLVKHDGALFSFKGAQGEAIGRNGIVYVNVKIENDEPVQVIIGGKAVIAFKTQIEL; translated from the coding sequence ATGAACACATATAGAGTTTATCAAGTAGATTCATTTACATCCGATAAATTCAAAGGAAATCCTGCGGGAGTAGTCACAAATGCAGAAGGGTTATCCGAGTATGATATGCAATGCATAGCGCGTGAGCTAAACAATTCTGAGACCGTCTTTATTTTGCCACCCGATGATTCAAGCCACGATGTAAAACTTAGATATTTTACTCCAACCACAGAGGTACCTTCCTGTGGTCATGCCACAATTGCCGCCCATTACGTACGAGCTATCGAAAATCAACTCAAATCTAGCCAAGTCATGCAAAAAATAGGTATTGGTATTTTACCTATAGATATCATAAAAAATGAAGATTATACTATTTGGATGACCCAAGGAACAATCGAATTTTCCAATCCACTGTCTAATAAAGATTGCCACAATCTATTATCAGGTCTCGGTCTAACAGAAGAGGACTTAGATGAACGTTGTCCTATTCAAATTGTTTCGACAGGGCATTCAAAGGTAATGATTGGAATTAAATCCCGCACCACGCTCAATAGTATATCTCCTAACATGAGTATGTTAATTGAATTAAGCAAAAAAATCGGCTGTAATGGTTACTATGTTTTTACTTTTGCAGCACCTAACAGCGATGTATTAACTTATGGCAGAATGTTTGCTCCAGCCATTGGAATTCCTGAAGACCCCGTAACAGGAAATGCCAATGGTCCTTTAGGGGCATATCTAGTTAATTATGGATTAGTCAAGCATGACGGAGCTCTATTTTCTTTCAAAGGGGCCCAAGGAGAAGCAATTGGCCGCAATGGAATTGTTTATGTAAATGTAAAAATAGAAAATGATGAGCCAGTACAAGTTATAATTGGTGGAAAAGCAGTCATTGCCTTTAAAACACAAATTGAATTATAA
- a CDS encoding 4Fe-4S double cluster binding domain-containing protein, with protein MAYFFTWFLLENKCGTCHQCVSVCPVQAIKGRNSVEYELRSARLDVTKCMNYFAELDSLGKLQVCAMCVYACPRGKIS; from the coding sequence ATGGCATACTTCTTTACTTGGTTCTTGCTGGAAAATAAATGTGGAACGTGCCACCAGTGTGTAAGCGTCTGTCCTGTTCAGGCCATTAAAGGCAGGAATTCTGTTGAATACGAACTCCGCTCTGCAAGACTGGATGTAACGAAATGCATGAACTATTTTGCGGAACTTGACAGTCTTGGCAAGCTTCAAGTATGTGCTATGTGTGTTTATGCTTGCCCACGTGGAAAAATAAGTTAG
- a CDS encoding MFS transporter, with amino-acid sequence MNDKNQPKMTKVRWGIAFLMWAAISINYLDRTCMSAATPSMMKELGLGPTQMGIIMSSFFWSYAAFQIPAGWIADKIGQRMTLAGSVLWWSVATAVTAAAKSVGGLIGARIFMGIGEAGAYPCNTGIAAKWFPDRERGRVTALFDSGTKFGTAFTMPMVAWMVAVYGWRIPFVVCGLVGLIWVVAWLAYYKDPEKHAYVNQAELAYIRDGQVKKEGIDTIQPMKWYELLKYRNVAAMCLGFFLFNYAIYFFITWFPTYLVKDRGMQLMTMGWFAMLPPLCGILAQWAGGIFTDYLYVKTGSLTIARKVNMVGGMLLATVIAFAGLVESDILAIGLLCVSYGGLAFAASAIWSLPGDVAPRNMTSVLGGIQNCASNCGGILGPIVTGSGSFMPALVLSGICCLLGAFVYGFMLRKIEPIVVNG; translated from the coding sequence ATGAATGACAAGAATCAACCGAAAATGACCAAGGTTCGTTGGGGAATCGCTTTTCTAATGTGGGCTGCCATATCGATCAATTATTTGGATCGTACCTGTATGTCGGCAGCCACACCCAGTATGATGAAAGAACTGGGACTGGGACCTACACAGATGGGAATTATCATGTCTTCTTTTTTCTGGAGTTATGCGGCTTTTCAAATTCCAGCCGGTTGGATTGCCGATAAGATCGGACAGCGTATGACTTTGGCAGGGTCTGTCCTGTGGTGGTCCGTGGCGACGGCTGTTACTGCGGCGGCGAAATCAGTAGGCGGATTAATCGGGGCCCGTATTTTTATGGGCATCGGGGAAGCAGGCGCGTATCCCTGCAATACGGGAATTGCCGCCAAGTGGTTTCCTGATCGCGAACGGGGCCGTGTGACTGCTTTATTTGATAGTGGCACGAAATTTGGTACTGCTTTTACCATGCCCATGGTTGCGTGGATGGTTGCTGTGTATGGGTGGCGTATTCCCTTTGTGGTATGTGGACTTGTGGGCCTTATTTGGGTTGTTGCCTGGTTAGCTTATTATAAGGACCCTGAAAAACATGCGTATGTGAATCAAGCCGAACTTGCTTATATTCGGGATGGACAAGTTAAAAAAGAAGGCATTGATACGATTCAGCCGATGAAATGGTATGAACTGTTAAAGTATCGCAATGTGGCTGCCATGTGTCTGGGATTTTTCTTATTTAATTATGCCATCTATTTTTTCATTACTTGGTTCCCTACTTATTTGGTGAAAGATCGGGGCATGCAGCTGATGACGATGGGATGGTTCGCTATGCTGCCTCCTTTATGCGGTATTTTAGCGCAATGGGCAGGCGGGATTTTTACGGACTATTTGTATGTAAAAACGGGTTCATTGACAATAGCCCGTAAAGTCAATATGGTCGGCGGTATGTTACTTGCAACGGTGATTGCTTTTGCCGGACTCGTAGAATCGGATATCTTAGCGATTGGTTTACTTTGTGTGTCTTATGGCGGATTAGCTTTTGCCGCTAGTGCGATTTGGTCGCTGCCCGGGGATGTGGCACCGCGGAATATGACTTCGGTGTTAGGTGGCATTCAAAATTGCGCTTCCAATTGTGGCGGCATTTTAGGTCCGATTGTTACGGGCTCAGGTTCCTTTATGCCTGCTTTGGTTCTATCCGGGATTTGCTGTCTGCTGGGCGCATTCGTGTACGGGTTCATGCTGAGAAAAATTGAGCCCATTGTAGTGAACGGGTGA
- the pdxR gene encoding MocR-like pyridoxine biosynthesis transcription factor PdxR: protein MLIYIDKDTKAPIYEQIYTILRQKILSGSLKFADKLPATRKLATELSIGRNTVDRAYQQLIAEGYVTSKVGSGFTVNKIPIEFAVSDQVDFSAHSLEKAQSQSVSIRYDFAHGATDNSIFPYKQWRKSINYALNLMESYSCIHYPSRQGEASLRQNISSYLQRSRGVRCNASQVIITCGHQHSMEVIANMFEHSSKRFAMEDPGYDGVRIVFQNHNYQLTPIPVEKDGVSIEPIKILNTDHLLYLTPSHQFPTGVILPIAKRRKLIHWAFNTNSYLIEDDYDSELRYDTNPIPSLQSLDIHGRTIYTGTFSKSLSPSMRVAYIVLPDSLMDTYRRYYHRYNSQVSALHQIALADFIASGNYEKHINRLRIFYRKRQNALLTALREVFGNTAFISGEGAGKHILLTLKNSLSQDDLIKRAENIGIRVYSTKEHYMNPIDCPHSQILLGFSIIPTHDLKLVLEELHHAWNND from the coding sequence GTGCTCATATATATCGATAAAGATACAAAAGCTCCCATTTATGAACAAATTTATACTATTTTGAGGCAAAAAATATTATCTGGCTCACTTAAATTCGCAGACAAACTTCCTGCAACGAGAAAGCTAGCTACGGAATTATCGATTGGACGTAATACTGTTGATAGGGCCTATCAACAACTTATCGCAGAAGGATATGTAACCTCTAAGGTTGGAAGTGGATTTACTGTTAATAAGATCCCCATTGAATTTGCGGTTTCTGATCAAGTAGATTTCAGCGCCCATTCCTTGGAAAAAGCACAGTCACAGTCCGTTTCCATACGATATGATTTTGCACATGGAGCCACTGATAATTCTATTTTTCCTTATAAGCAATGGAGAAAAAGTATCAACTATGCTCTAAATCTAATGGAATCATATTCTTGTATCCACTATCCGAGTCGACAAGGCGAAGCTTCCTTACGGCAAAATATCTCGTCCTATTTACAACGTTCAAGAGGTGTTCGTTGTAATGCATCACAAGTAATTATCACTTGTGGACATCAACATTCAATGGAAGTCATAGCAAATATGTTTGAACATTCAAGTAAGCGCTTCGCAATGGAAGATCCCGGATATGACGGAGTTCGTATTGTATTTCAGAATCATAACTATCAATTAACACCGATTCCAGTAGAAAAAGATGGTGTTTCTATTGAACCAATAAAAATTTTAAATACAGATCACCTTTTATATTTAACTCCGTCGCATCAATTTCCAACCGGCGTAATTCTCCCCATAGCTAAACGCCGCAAGCTAATTCATTGGGCATTTAATACCAATAGCTATTTAATTGAAGATGATTATGACAGTGAACTACGTTATGACACAAATCCAATTCCTTCTTTGCAATCATTAGATATTCATGGCAGAACTATTTATACCGGAACCTTTTCAAAGTCACTTTCACCTTCCATGCGTGTAGCATATATCGTATTACCGGACTCCTTAATGGATACATACCGTCGCTACTATCATCGCTATAATTCACAAGTTTCCGCTTTGCATCAGATTGCGCTTGCAGATTTCATTGCAAGCGGCAACTATGAAAAGCACATAAACCGTCTGCGTATCTTCTATCGTAAAAGACAAAACGCTTTGCTAACTGCCTTACGTGAAGTTTTTGGTAATACTGCCTTCATATCCGGCGAAGGAGCCGGTAAGCATATTCTTTTAACGTTAAAAAACTCACTTTCTCAGGATGATCTGATAAAGCGTGCTGAAAATATTGGTATCCGAGTTTATTCTACTAAAGAACACTATATGAATCCAATAGATTGTCCACACTCGCAAATTTTACTTGGATTTTCTATCATTCCAACTCATGATTTAAAATTAGTTTTAGAGGAATTGCATCACGCTTGGAATAATGATTGA